A single window of Shewanella sp. Choline-02u-19 DNA harbors:
- the seqA gene encoding replication initiation negative regulator SeqA, with product MKYIEVDEELYRHIASKTEHIGESASDILRRILGLRVDAVTPAQPQPETISHPSLERDDKVVEVINKPIIVESNLIGDFIGLIDAELLAAQKGAVGRFLFILDTVYQTSKSQFEQVLLIQGRDRLYFATSKDALLKASKSANPKEIGNSGFWVTTNNNTAKKRTILSEVLTQFGTDDAQVVAIIDKV from the coding sequence ATGAAATATATCGAGGTTGATGAAGAGCTTTACCGCCACATTGCCAGCAAAACTGAACATATTGGTGAAAGCGCTTCTGATATTTTACGACGAATATTAGGGCTGCGTGTTGATGCAGTGACTCCAGCTCAACCTCAACCTGAAACGATTAGCCACCCAAGTTTAGAACGTGACGACAAGGTTGTAGAAGTCATCAATAAACCCATCATAGTTGAAAGTAACCTTATTGGTGACTTTATTGGTTTAATCGATGCAGAGCTATTAGCGGCGCAAAAAGGCGCTGTTGGGCGGTTCTTGTTTATTTTGGACACTGTGTATCAGACATCAAAAAGCCAGTTTGAACAAGTTCTGTTGATCCAAGGGCGTGACAGGTTGTACTTTGCAACGTCAAAGGACGCGTTATTAAAAGCCAGCAAGTCAGCTAATCCGAAAGAGATTGGCAACAGTGGCTTTTGGGTGACAACCAATAATAACACGGCTAAGAAACGCACTATTTTGTCTGAAGTGCTGACACAGTTTGGAACAGATGATGCGCAAGTTGTCGCTATCATCGATAAAGTATAA
- a CDS encoding alpha/beta fold hydrolase: MHYTTNGSGPAVILIHGLFGDLDNLKALGKTLEDSFTVVRVDVVNHGNSEHVSSMTYQTLADDVKQLLSTLNINEAILVGHSMGGKIAMATALLYPECVTKLVVADIAPVAYNSRHDKVFNALETMPLTEINDRRDALTHMRSLDIDEGTAQFLLKSLKRSDHGFEWKMNLAGLKQSYNDIIGWPTFTTQYTGPCLLIRGGDSDYVTSAHRSAIIEQFPTIKAKTIEGTGHWLHAQKTSIFNRIVKDFLVSN, translated from the coding sequence ATGCACTATACGACCAATGGCAGCGGACCTGCTGTTATTCTCATTCATGGGCTATTTGGCGATCTTGATAATCTAAAAGCACTCGGGAAAACGTTAGAAGATAGCTTTACCGTCGTTCGAGTCGATGTCGTCAACCATGGCAATAGTGAACATGTCTCCTCAATGACCTATCAAACGTTAGCTGACGATGTGAAACAGCTACTCAGCACGCTCAACATAAACGAAGCAATATTAGTCGGACACTCTATGGGCGGTAAAATAGCGATGGCAACTGCCCTTCTCTATCCAGAATGTGTGACCAAGCTTGTTGTGGCTGATATTGCCCCCGTTGCCTACAACAGTCGTCATGATAAGGTTTTTAATGCACTTGAAACTATGCCATTAACCGAGATCAACGATAGGCGTGATGCACTAACCCATATGCGTAGCCTTGATATCGATGAAGGCACTGCGCAGTTCTTACTTAAGTCACTTAAACGCAGTGACCATGGCTTTGAATGGAAGATGAATTTAGCAGGGTTAAAACAAAGCTATAACGACATCATTGGCTGGCCAACGTTCACAACTCAGTATACCGGTCCATGCCTATTAATACGCGGCGGCGACTCAGACTACGTCACATCCGCTCATAGAAGCGCTATAATTGAGCAATTCCCTACCATAAAAGCAAAAACAATTGAGGGTACGGGGCATTGGCTACATGCTCAAAAAACTAGCATTTTTAACCGTATAGTAAAAGATTTCCTCGTGAGTAATTGA
- a CDS encoding DUF2788 domain-containing protein — translation MLMQHMEQIEALGLNLFFAAIFFFIGMAIHDVLKQGKVPLFGRRIVWLVLFLGCAGFIAKGIIQMTWEGSGIG, via the coding sequence ATGTTAATGCAACATATGGAGCAAATTGAGGCGTTAGGCCTAAACTTGTTTTTTGCAGCCATTTTCTTCTTTATTGGTATGGCCATTCACGATGTACTTAAACAGGGTAAAGTGCCTCTGTTTGGTCGACGTATCGTTTGGTTAGTTTTATTTCTCGGCTGTGCCGGGTTTATCGCAAAAGGGATTATACAGATGACCTGGGAAGGTTCAGGCATCGGTTAA
- the ybfE gene encoding LexA regulated protein, whose amino-acid sequence MAKETSDRTTIDLFATEQRRGRPRSNPLPRDQQLKINKRNQIQRDRANGLKRIELKVSQDLYDALNEQAMASNISRSQLIELILQKQVSN is encoded by the coding sequence ATGGCAAAAGAAACATCAGACAGAACCACCATTGATCTGTTCGCAACAGAACAACGACGTGGTCGTCCTCGTAGCAATCCATTGCCGCGGGACCAGCAGCTAAAAATTAATAAAAGAAACCAAATCCAACGTGACCGAGCTAACGGTTTAAAGCGAATAGAGCTAAAGGTGTCACAAGATTTGTATGACGCCTTGAATGAACAGGCAATGGCCAGTAATATTAGCCGCAGTCAGTTAATTGAATTAATACTGCAAAAGCAAGTCAGTAATTGA
- the fldA gene encoding flavodoxin FldA, translated as MATVGLFFGSDTGNTEAVAKMIQKKLGKKMVEVKDIAKSTKEQIAEYDLLLFGIPTWYYGEAQCDWDDFFPELEQVNFEDKLVAIFGCGDQEDYAEYFLDAMGMVNEIVEGRGGIVIGHWPTESYDFEASKGLADPKHFVGLGIDEDRQPELTEERVDAWVKQIYEEMCLAELAD; from the coding sequence ATGGCTACAGTAGGTCTTTTTTTCGGGTCTGATACAGGCAACACCGAAGCCGTCGCCAAAATGATCCAGAAAAAACTGGGTAAAAAAATGGTTGAGGTGAAAGATATCGCCAAAAGTACCAAAGAACAGATAGCAGAGTATGATCTGCTTCTTTTCGGGATCCCAACTTGGTATTACGGTGAAGCACAATGTGACTGGGACGATTTTTTCCCAGAACTTGAGCAAGTAAACTTTGAAGATAAGTTAGTCGCTATTTTCGGTTGCGGTGACCAAGAGGATTACGCTGAGTATTTTCTCGATGCCATGGGCATGGTTAACGAAATCGTCGAAGGCCGTGGTGGTATTGTCATTGGTCATTGGCCAACAGAAAGCTACGACTTTGAAGCCTCGAAAGGCTTAGCGGATCCTAAGCACTTTGTCGGTTTAGGCATTGATGAAGACCGTCAACCTGAACTTACCGAAGAGCGAGTAGATGCTTGGGTTAAACAGATCTATGAAGAGATGTGTTTAGCTGAACTAGCAGATTAA
- the earP gene encoding elongation factor P maturation arginine rhamnosyltransferase EarP produces MTHYALKPVKTTTQWDIFCCVVDNYGDIGVTWRLAKQLTKEYQINITLWVDDLNSFSHILPPLDPSLNSQKHDGVRINLWSEPLPVNYNAADVVIEAFACNLPNAVVQAMHAQHEAHKQDTSVPKAPVWLNLEYLSAESWVEGCHGLPSMQNNGLKKYFYFPGFTGNTGGLICEKDTLDQRNVWQSNLDFRHQLFNKLGLNNIDDNDTVISVFSYETSALLRLCKLWMQSDNRIHALIPKGRSLNSLQSLLPCAINDLNVGQQVVHGNLTIHILPMTDQQGYDQLLWSCDVNIVRGEDSFLRAQWAGKPFIWHIYPQEDDYHLVKLAAFMDSYCDNLSPQASNIYRSLNIAFNKEQADTAAQEWQNLDLIQPEMSLHAQQWPIYILNDADLASRLVQFVKNS; encoded by the coding sequence TTGACTCATTACGCATTAAAGCCTGTAAAAACGACAACTCAGTGGGATATCTTTTGCTGTGTTGTCGACAACTATGGTGATATAGGGGTCACTTGGCGACTCGCTAAGCAACTGACAAAAGAATATCAAATCAATATCACCTTATGGGTTGATGACTTAAACAGTTTTTCACACATTTTGCCACCGTTAGATCCAAGTCTTAACAGCCAGAAACATGATGGTGTGCGCATCAACTTATGGTCTGAGCCTCTCCCGGTAAACTATAACGCTGCAGATGTAGTCATTGAGGCATTCGCCTGTAATTTGCCTAACGCAGTTGTGCAAGCGATGCATGCCCAGCATGAAGCCCATAAGCAAGATACCAGCGTCCCTAAAGCACCTGTATGGTTAAATTTAGAGTACTTAAGTGCTGAGTCTTGGGTCGAAGGTTGTCATGGCCTACCCTCTATGCAAAATAACGGCCTCAAAAAGTACTTTTACTTCCCTGGATTTACGGGTAACACTGGTGGTTTGATTTGCGAAAAGGACACTTTAGATCAGCGGAATGTATGGCAATCGAATCTGGACTTTCGACACCAGTTGTTCAACAAGCTTGGCCTCAATAATATTGACGATAACGACACAGTGATCAGTGTATTCAGCTATGAGACCTCTGCCCTACTTCGTTTATGCAAGTTATGGATGCAGTCAGATAATCGAATACATGCGTTGATCCCCAAAGGACGAAGTTTAAACAGTCTACAATCACTGCTACCTTGTGCTATCAATGACCTCAACGTAGGCCAACAAGTGGTGCATGGTAATCTTACTATTCATATTTTGCCCATGACAGATCAGCAAGGCTACGATCAACTGTTGTGGAGCTGTGACGTGAATATTGTTCGCGGTGAAGACTCCTTTTTACGAGCACAATGGGCAGGGAAACCGTTTATTTGGCATATTTATCCTCAAGAGGATGATTACCATCTGGTAAAATTAGCCGCCTTTATGGATAGCTATTGTGATAATCTCAGCCCACAAGCGAGCAATATCTACCGTTCACTCAATATCGCTTTTAATAAAGAGCAAGCTGACACTGCCGCTCAAGAGTGGCAAAACCTAGATTTAATCCAGCCAGAGATGTCACTTCACGCACAACAATGGCCAATTTACATATTAAATGACGCAGATCTTGCTTCTCGACTAGTTCAATTCGTCAAAAATAGCTAA
- the efp gene encoding elongation factor P: MKTAHEIRPGNVIMLDGSPWVVLKTETTRSGRNAAIVKLKLKSVLLDSTTETTFKGEDKLDDIILERLDCTYSYFADPMYVFMDAEYNQYDVEAENLGDAAAYIVDGMEDICQVTFYEEKAISVELPITVSREVTYTEPSARGDTSGKVMKPATIAGGSTLSVADFVKTGDMIEIDTRTNEFKKRV, encoded by the coding sequence ATGAAAACTGCTCATGAAATCCGTCCTGGTAACGTGATCATGTTAGATGGCAGCCCATGGGTTGTACTTAAGACTGAAACAACTCGATCTGGCCGTAACGCTGCTATCGTAAAATTAAAGCTTAAGAGCGTTTTGCTTGATTCGACGACTGAAACAACGTTCAAAGGTGAAGATAAGTTAGATGACATCATTCTTGAACGTCTTGACTGTACTTATTCATACTTTGCCGATCCTATGTATGTGTTTATGGATGCTGAATATAACCAGTATGACGTAGAAGCAGAAAACTTAGGTGATGCAGCAGCTTATATCGTTGACGGTATGGAAGATATTTGTCAGGTTACTTTCTATGAAGAGAAAGCTATCTCTGTAGAGCTGCCTATTACTGTTAGTCGTGAAGTTACCTATACAGAGCCTTCAGCTCGTGGTGACACTTCAGGTAAAGTAATGAAGCCTGCAACTATCGCAGGTGGAAGCACTCTGAGTGTTGCTGATTTCGTTAAAACTGGCGATATGATCGAAATTGATACTCGCACTAACGAATTTAAGAAACGCGTTTAA
- a CDS encoding pyridoxal phosphate-dependent aminotransferase, with protein sequence MRPIIKSTKLDSVCYDIRGPVHKEARRLEDEGHRILKLNIGNPAPFGFEAPEEIVRDVILNLPSAQGYCESKGLFSARKAIVQHYQSQGILGVDIEDIYIGNGVSELIVMAMQGLLNSDDEVLVPSPDYPLWTAAVHLSGGKAQHYRCDEESGWFPDIDDIKSKITPRTRGIVLINPNNPTGAVYSKELILEVIELCRLHDMILFSDEIYDKILYDEAVHIPAASLSDDILTVTFNGLSKVYRAAGFRVGWMMLTGNLKSAKSYIEGLDMLASMRLCANVPNQHAIQTALGGYQSIQELVQPGGRLCVQRDACVEMLNQIPGVSVVKPKGALYAFAKLDQKKFNLRDDERLVLDLLKEKKILLVQGTAFNWPEPDHLRVVFLPYKDELTKALGEVGEFLEGYKQ encoded by the coding sequence ATGCGCCCAATTATCAAATCCACCAAATTGGACTCTGTTTGCTACGACATTCGTGGTCCAGTCCATAAAGAAGCGAGAAGATTAGAGGACGAAGGTCATAGGATCTTAAAACTCAATATCGGCAATCCAGCGCCTTTTGGATTTGAAGCACCCGAAGAAATCGTCCGCGATGTGATTTTAAACTTGCCTAGTGCGCAAGGCTATTGCGAGTCTAAAGGGCTATTTTCGGCACGAAAAGCGATTGTTCAACATTATCAATCTCAAGGGATCCTTGGCGTCGACATTGAAGATATCTATATCGGTAATGGAGTGTCAGAACTTATCGTAATGGCAATGCAGGGTCTCCTCAATAGTGATGACGAGGTACTTGTTCCCTCACCCGATTATCCGCTTTGGACCGCCGCCGTGCATCTGTCAGGTGGTAAAGCGCAGCATTATCGTTGTGATGAAGAGTCCGGCTGGTTTCCTGATATTGACGATATAAAAAGCAAAATCACCCCACGTACACGTGGCATTGTGCTTATCAACCCCAATAACCCTACTGGCGCGGTTTATTCAAAAGAACTTATTCTTGAAGTCATCGAGTTGTGTCGACTACATGATATGATTTTATTTAGCGATGAGATCTATGACAAAATTTTGTATGACGAGGCCGTGCATATACCTGCTGCGAGTTTATCGGATGACATCCTGACGGTGACCTTTAATGGCCTTTCTAAAGTTTATCGCGCCGCAGGTTTTCGAGTCGGTTGGATGATGCTTACCGGCAACTTAAAATCGGCAAAAAGCTATATTGAAGGCTTAGATATGCTCGCCTCAATGCGCCTCTGCGCCAACGTACCGAATCAACATGCTATCCAGACGGCTTTAGGCGGATATCAGAGTATTCAAGAGTTAGTACAACCGGGTGGACGTTTGTGTGTCCAACGAGATGCTTGTGTCGAAATGCTCAATCAAATCCCTGGCGTCAGCGTGGTTAAGCCAAAAGGTGCGTTATATGCATTTGCCAAGTTGGATCAGAAGAAGTTCAATTTACGGGATGACGAACGACTAGTGCTCGACCTTTTAAAAGAGAAGAAAATACTCTTGGTGCAAGGCACAGCGTTTAACTGGCCAGAGCCTGACCATCTTAGGGTCGTCTTTTTACCCTACAAGGATGAACTTACAAAGGCCTTAGGTGAAGTTGGTGAGTTCCTTGAAGGATACAAGCAATAA
- a CDS encoding LeoA/HP0731 family dynamin-like GTPase: MIETINEFESSKQQARTLLEKLVTFLQLGVDAGADIDANLTAKLEHALSTVDQGKLKIALVGGFSEGKTSIAAAWMEKLDSESMNISHQESSDAVKVYDLDDNCELIDTPGLFGFKEKLNADSSQIEMYKDITKKYVSEAHLVLYVMNSTNPIKASHHDDLNWLFRDLKLLSRTVFVLSRFDEVADVESEWDYRTNLEIKQQNVIERLNDAITLTEEELITVVAVAANPFDMGTEYWLENVEKFKALSHIEKLQQATVEKVRENGGQMSVALEAKNSIIRDVLGRQLPKAVENDEKIGEELARLNTMNIRLEKQISLANTRIIEVQIGLRNFVINYFGDLIIQVKGTDLNTFNDFFEREVGNEGVMLNTRVQNEIESQINALSGELTQLQNNFQNEVKHYNDTVMLMGKQGVNYLVKGSFINNQSILAARDGLSAAGKMVGIDLAGMLKFKPWGAVNLAKGINGALAFVGVALEAWNSWNEHKRQQAFEVAITEMVDNFEGQRKELLALINSGSFIANFFPSQISLISSMDDLCQCISQQTAKRAKFKQWREQGEIIEAEFSVV, from the coding sequence ATGATTGAAACTATAAATGAATTTGAGTCAAGCAAGCAACAGGCTCGTACTTTACTTGAAAAATTAGTTACGTTCTTACAATTGGGTGTAGACGCAGGGGCTGACATTGATGCAAACCTTACCGCTAAACTTGAGCATGCCTTAAGCACTGTTGACCAAGGTAAGCTAAAGATCGCCTTAGTTGGCGGTTTTTCTGAGGGTAAGACTTCAATTGCTGCGGCTTGGATGGAAAAGTTAGACAGCGAAAGTATGAATATCAGCCATCAAGAATCATCTGATGCGGTTAAGGTTTATGATTTAGATGATAATTGTGAGCTTATAGACACACCAGGCCTGTTTGGTTTTAAAGAAAAGCTAAACGCGGATTCATCACAAATCGAAATGTATAAAGACATCACAAAGAAGTATGTCAGTGAGGCGCACCTTGTGCTTTATGTGATGAACTCGACTAATCCTATTAAGGCGAGCCATCACGATGATCTTAACTGGTTGTTTCGTGATTTAAAGCTTCTTTCTAGGACGGTGTTTGTTTTAAGCCGCTTCGATGAAGTCGCTGACGTTGAGAGTGAGTGGGATTACAGGACTAATCTAGAGATAAAGCAGCAAAACGTCATAGAAAGGTTAAATGACGCAATTACGTTAACTGAAGAAGAGCTGATTACGGTTGTGGCAGTGGCTGCTAACCCATTTGATATGGGAACGGAATACTGGCTAGAAAATGTTGAAAAGTTTAAGGCATTGTCTCATATCGAAAAACTTCAGCAAGCAACGGTAGAGAAGGTGCGTGAAAATGGCGGCCAAATGTCAGTTGCGCTAGAGGCTAAAAATAGCATAATCCGTGATGTACTCGGTCGTCAGTTGCCGAAGGCGGTAGAAAACGACGAAAAAATTGGTGAAGAGCTTGCTCGTCTGAATACCATGAATATACGCCTTGAAAAACAGATTAGTTTGGCGAACACTCGAATTATTGAAGTTCAAATTGGCTTACGTAACTTTGTGATAAACTACTTTGGTGACTTGATTATTCAGGTAAAAGGGACAGATCTGAATACATTTAACGATTTCTTCGAGAGAGAAGTTGGCAATGAAGGGGTGATGTTAAACACTCGGGTTCAAAACGAAATAGAAAGTCAAATCAATGCCTTATCTGGCGAGTTAACTCAGCTTCAAAATAACTTTCAAAACGAAGTTAAGCACTACAACGATACTGTGATGCTGATGGGTAAGCAAGGCGTTAATTACCTTGTGAAAGGGAGTTTCATTAATAATCAGAGTATCCTAGCAGCCCGTGACGGATTGAGCGCAGCAGGGAAAATGGTGGGTATTGATCTTGCCGGTATGTTGAAATTTAAACCTTGGGGCGCCGTTAACTTAGCCAAGGGCATTAATGGTGCGTTAGCTTTTGTTGGGGTGGCACTTGAAGCTTGGAACTCATGGAATGAACATAAGCGCCAGCAGGCCTTTGAAGTTGCGATTACTGAAATGGTAGATAACTTTGAAGGTCAGCGTAAAGAGCTATTAGCACTCATAAACAGTGGCAGCTTTATTGCCAATTTCTTTCCTAGTCAAATCTCGCTAATAAGTTCGATGGATGATTTGTGTCAATGCATTTCACAACAAACCGCGAAAAGGGCCAAATTCAAGCAATGGCGTGAACAGGGAGAGATTATTGAAGCTGAATTTTCAGTTGTTTAA
- the yfbR gene encoding 5'-deoxynucleotidase, translated as MSHLFAHLARMKLIQRWPLMYNVRTENVQEHSLQVAMVAHSLALISNKKFDGNYDPNQAATIAIFHDASEILTGDLPTPVKYFNKEIEAEYKKIEAIAEHRLLEMVPEEFKEDYCALLTSEHADPEYKALVKAADTLCAYLKCLEERRAGNTEFNTAQKRLEQSLKDNPNPAVNYFIECFIPSFTLDLDDINKLL; from the coding sequence ATGAGTCACCTTTTTGCCCACCTTGCTCGAATGAAATTAATTCAACGCTGGCCGCTAATGTATAACGTTAGAACAGAGAATGTACAAGAGCACTCTCTACAGGTCGCTATGGTTGCACACTCTCTTGCCTTAATTAGCAATAAAAAATTTGATGGCAACTATGATCCTAACCAAGCCGCAACCATCGCCATTTTCCATGACGCCAGTGAGATCCTCACTGGCGACCTCCCGACTCCGGTTAAGTATTTCAATAAAGAGATTGAGGCCGAGTATAAAAAAATTGAAGCTATTGCTGAACATCGGTTACTCGAAATGGTGCCTGAAGAGTTCAAAGAAGACTATTGTGCATTGTTAACAAGTGAACATGCTGACCCTGAATACAAAGCATTGGTTAAAGCTGCCGATACCTTGTGCGCTTATTTAAAATGTTTAGAAGAGCGCCGTGCGGGGAATACTGAGTTCAATACGGCACAAAAGCGCTTAGAGCAAAGTCTAAAAGATAACCCTAACCCGGCAGTAAACTATTTTATAGAATGTTTTATTCCAAGTTTTACGCTTGATCTCGATGATATTAATAAATTGCTTTAA
- a CDS encoding anti-phage deoxyguanosine triphosphatase, producing the protein MDQTPWHERRLAEDKQRRNDHRSPYQRDRARILHSAAFRRLQAKTQVLGIGMNDFYRTRLTHSLEVGQIGTGIRAQLKQKHPEHDELLDSMSLIESICLAHDIGHPPFGHGGEVALNYMMRKHGGFEGNGQTFRILARLEPYTEYYGMNLCRRTLLGILKYPAPYSLLHRELPFSEVSRFRQLKPSEWPPVKGLFDDDLEVLNWVLDPLSEADKALFLSHHLVDESKHQRTQYKSFDCSIMELADDIAYAVHDLEDAIVMGIVSREQWTEDVESQLKESDDDWIKSEFSTIGQRLFSSKHHLRKDAIGTLVNGFVTAISITEVDGFSEPLLKFNAALEGPFDSALNTLKLFVYQYVIRKPEIQMLEYKGQQIVMELFEAFISDPERLLPTNTQARWIEAKDQGLNCHRVIADYISGMTDEFAARLHQHLFSPKSGSMIELNREL; encoded by the coding sequence ATGGATCAAACACCCTGGCATGAAAGACGTTTAGCTGAAGACAAGCAAAGACGTAACGATCATCGTAGCCCTTACCAACGAGACCGTGCCCGTATTCTGCATTCAGCCGCCTTCAGGCGACTACAAGCTAAGACTCAGGTCTTAGGCATTGGTATGAATGATTTTTATCGTACTCGCTTGACCCATTCGTTAGAAGTAGGCCAAATAGGCACGGGGATTCGTGCACAGCTTAAACAGAAACACCCAGAGCATGATGAACTACTCGATTCGATGAGCCTGATAGAGTCGATATGTCTTGCCCACGATATAGGTCACCCACCATTTGGTCATGGCGGTGAAGTTGCACTTAACTATATGATGCGCAAACACGGCGGTTTTGAAGGAAATGGCCAAACCTTTAGGATATTAGCTCGCCTAGAACCCTATACCGAATATTATGGCATGAACCTATGTCGACGCACGTTATTAGGTATACTCAAGTACCCTGCCCCCTATAGCCTGCTCCACCGTGAATTGCCTTTTAGTGAGGTTAGCCGCTTTCGTCAGTTAAAACCCTCTGAGTGGCCACCGGTTAAAGGACTATTTGATGATGACTTAGAGGTACTAAACTGGGTGTTAGACCCATTGTCAGAAGCCGATAAAGCACTGTTTCTCTCTCATCACTTAGTTGATGAATCAAAGCATCAAAGAACGCAATACAAATCATTTGATTGCTCTATCATGGAGCTTGCGGATGATATCGCCTACGCTGTGCACGATTTAGAAGATGCTATTGTGATGGGCATTGTCAGCCGTGAGCAATGGACTGAAGATGTTGAAAGCCAACTTAAAGAAAGCGATGACGACTGGATTAAAAGCGAGTTTTCCACTATTGGACAACGACTATTTTCGAGTAAACACCATCTTAGAAAAGACGCGATTGGTACTTTAGTCAATGGTTTTGTCACCGCGATATCGATTACCGAGGTAGACGGGTTTAGTGAGCCACTGCTTAAATTTAACGCAGCGCTTGAAGGCCCTTTTGACTCCGCGCTTAACACGCTAAAGCTATTTGTATATCAATACGTGATTCGAAAACCTGAGATTCAGATGCTCGAGTATAAAGGCCAACAAATTGTGATGGAGTTATTTGAGGCCTTCATTTCAGATCCTGAGCGACTACTGCCAACAAATACCCAAGCGCGTTGGATTGAAGCAAAAGATCAAGGACTCAATTGCCACCGTGTTATCGCAGATTACATTTCAGGAATGACAGACGAATTTGCAGCAAGACTGCATCAACATCTGTTTAGCCCGAAGTCAGGCTCGATGATTGAATTAAACCGCGAGCTTTAA
- a CDS encoding MBL fold metallo-hydrolase, with translation MLITSTQRPLYVKQLFDRDSCTYTYLLGDPKTHEGAIIDAVKEHLQRDLQYIEELGIELLYIIETHIHADHITSAGLIRQKTGAQIVYSQAAAVKSIDIDLKEGDELPIGGHHIRAINTPGHTHGCMSFYVDGMVFTGDCLLIRGCGRTDFQEGNSGDLYHSITEKLFSLADETVIYPGHDYNGKTSSTIAEEKQWNPRVGQKKSFDDFLQIMSNLNLDIPKKINEAVPANTNCGINFNPDAYIHNDFSMNALYSVWLKENSNTLIIDNRTKEEYSKGHIPRSHNIPFGTESQHLEELKGFNHIYIYCHSGRRAQTALTNLSIMGLDNITCVSHSGLPEWIAMKYPIER, from the coding sequence ATGCTAATCACAAGCACCCAGCGTCCTTTATATGTAAAGCAACTGTTTGATAGGGATAGTTGCACGTACACCTACCTGCTGGGAGATCCAAAAACCCATGAAGGGGCGATTATTGATGCGGTTAAAGAACATCTGCAACGAGACCTGCAATATATTGAAGAGCTTGGTATCGAGCTTCTCTATATCATTGAAACGCATATTCATGCCGACCACATCACTTCTGCTGGTTTAATCCGACAAAAAACCGGTGCGCAGATTGTTTACAGTCAGGCGGCAGCTGTCAAATCAATTGATATAGACCTGAAAGAGGGTGATGAACTTCCTATTGGGGGACATCACATCAGGGCAATAAATACACCGGGCCATACCCATGGCTGTATGAGTTTTTATGTGGATGGTATGGTTTTTACCGGTGACTGCTTATTAATCCGGGGCTGTGGCCGTACAGACTTTCAAGAGGGGAACTCAGGGGATTTGTACCATAGCATCACCGAAAAACTGTTTAGTTTGGCAGATGAAACGGTCATTTATCCAGGGCATGATTATAACGGTAAAACCAGCTCAACGATTGCTGAAGAGAAACAATGGAATCCTCGGGTGGGTCAAAAAAAATCATTCGATGATTTTTTGCAGATCATGAGTAATCTGAACTTAGACATACCTAAAAAAATCAATGAAGCTGTCCCCGCCAATACTAACTGCGGTATTAACTTTAATCCGGATGCTTATATTCATAACGACTTTTCGATGAATGCGCTTTATAGCGTTTGGCTAAAAGAAAACAGCAACACATTAATCATCGATAATCGCACAAAAGAAGAATATTCAAAAGGGCATATCCCTCGTAGTCACAACATACCCTTTGGGACTGAGTCACAACACCTGGAAGAATTGAAAGGCTTTAATCATATCTACATCTACTGCCATTCAGGGCGTAGAGCCCAAACCGCATTAACCAATCTGTCTATTATGGGGCTGGATAATATTACCTGCGTTAGCCATTCAGGTTTACCTGAATGGATTGCAATGAAATACCCAATAGAGCGCTAA